From the Borrelia puertoricensis genome, one window contains:
- a CDS encoding Maf family protein: protein MLREVKMIYKENFELALVSNSFARAEFLEALKIKFLSLSVDIDEGSIMKSGEFGITKRIAVLKLTNAIEKYGKDKCLITVDTLLKNDSIYVGKLSDEKEAFSKIMGYSHKLIEVETSFCVFIPGREKIVKACEVSFIKFRELTPDIVYHYISLGHWKDKAGGISLKNGVADILIEYINGSYSNIIGLPIGLFYDILIRENVISTI from the coding sequence TTGCTGAGAGAAGTAAAAATGATTTATAAAGAAAATTTTGAGCTTGCACTTGTATCAAATTCTTTTGCTAGAGCAGAGTTTTTAGAGGCTTTGAAAATTAAATTTTTATCCCTTAGTGTTGATATTGATGAAGGTTCAATAATGAAATCAGGTGAATTTGGTATTACAAAGAGGATAGCGGTTCTTAAACTTACTAATGCTATTGAGAAATATGGCAAGGATAAATGTTTAATTACTGTTGATACTTTGTTAAAGAATGATTCGATTTATGTTGGAAAACTAAGTGATGAAAAGGAAGCTTTTAGTAAGATAATGGGATATAGTCATAAGCTTATTGAGGTTGAGACTAGTTTTTGTGTGTTTATTCCAGGAAGAGAGAAAATAGTTAAAGCCTGTGAGGTTTCATTTATTAAATTTAGGGAATTAACACCAGATATTGTTTATCATTATATTTCACTTGGTCATTGGAAAGATAAAGCTGGGGGTATAAGTTTGAAAAATGGTGTTGCAGATATCTTGATTGAATATATTAATGGTAGTTATTCAAATATTATAGGCTTACCAATTGGTTTGTTTTATGATATTCTTATTAGAGAAAACGTAATTTCCACTATATAA